In Amycolatopsis coloradensis, one genomic interval encodes:
- a CDS encoding acetyl-CoA C-acetyltransferase, producing MATKRTAPVRKVAIIGGNRIPFARSNGPYAKASNQDMFTAALDGLVSRFSLQDEVIGEVAAGAVLKHARDFNLARESVLGSRLNPATPASDVQMACGTGLQAIINVANKIALGQIDSAIAGGVDTTSDAPLAVNDDLRQILVQLNAAKTLPERLKLAAKLRPGHIVPEIPRNSEPRTGLSMGEHAALTAKVWEITREAQDELAATSHQRLGAAYDKGFFDDLVTPYLKLARDQNLRPDSSVEKLAKLKPAFGGPDGTMTAGNSTPLSDGASTVLLATEQWAKARKLPVLAYLTFSQTAAVDYVHGDEGLLMAPAYAVPQMLTRAGLTLQDFDFYEIHEAFASQVLATLKAWEDPAFAKEKLGLDEPLGSIDRAKLNVNGSSLAAGHPFAATGGRIVATLAKLLNEKGSGRGLISICAAGGQGVTAILEK from the coding sequence ATGGCCACGAAAAGGACGGCACCCGTGCGCAAGGTCGCGATCATCGGCGGCAACCGGATCCCCTTCGCCCGCTCGAACGGTCCGTACGCGAAAGCGTCGAACCAGGACATGTTCACGGCCGCCCTCGACGGCCTGGTCAGCCGCTTCTCCCTGCAGGACGAGGTGATCGGCGAGGTCGCCGCCGGCGCCGTGCTCAAGCACGCCCGCGACTTCAACCTCGCCCGCGAAAGCGTCCTCGGCAGCAGGCTGAACCCCGCCACCCCGGCCTCCGACGTGCAGATGGCCTGCGGCACCGGCCTCCAGGCGATCATCAACGTCGCCAACAAGATCGCCCTCGGCCAGATCGACTCGGCCATCGCGGGCGGCGTCGACACCACGTCCGACGCGCCGCTGGCGGTCAACGACGACCTGCGCCAGATCCTCGTGCAGCTCAACGCCGCGAAGACGCTGCCAGAGCGGTTGAAGCTCGCCGCGAAGCTGCGCCCCGGCCACATCGTCCCCGAGATCCCGCGTAACTCCGAGCCGCGCACGGGCCTGTCCATGGGCGAGCACGCCGCGCTGACCGCGAAGGTCTGGGAGATCACGCGCGAGGCGCAGGACGAGCTCGCCGCCACCAGCCATCAGCGGCTCGGCGCCGCGTACGACAAGGGCTTCTTCGACGACCTGGTGACGCCGTACCTCAAGCTGGCACGCGACCAGAACCTGCGGCCGGACTCCAGCGTCGAGAAGCTCGCGAAGCTGAAGCCCGCCTTCGGTGGCCCCGACGGCACGATGACCGCGGGCAACTCGACGCCGCTGTCCGACGGCGCGTCGACGGTCCTGCTCGCGACCGAGCAGTGGGCGAAGGCGCGGAAGCTGCCGGTGCTGGCGTACCTGACGTTCTCGCAGACCGCGGCCGTCGACTACGTCCACGGTGACGAAGGCCTGCTGATGGCGCCCGCGTACGCCGTCCCGCAGATGCTCACGCGTGCCGGGCTCACCTTGCAGGACTTCGACTTCTACGAGATCCATGAGGCCTTCGCGTCGCAGGTGCTCGCCACCCTCAAGGCGTGGGAGGACCCGGCGTTCGCCAAGGAGAAGCTAGGTCTCGACGAGCCGCTCGGCTCCATCGATCGGGCGAAACTGAACGTCAACGGTTCTTCGCTGGCGGCCGGTCACCCGTTCGCCGCGACCGGTGGACGGATCGTCGCCACCCTCGCGAAGCTGTTGAACGAGAAGGGATCCGGTCGCGGACTCATCTCGATCTGCGCCGCGGGCGGCCAGGGCGTCACCGCGATCCTCGAAAAGTGA
- a CDS encoding ATP-binding cassette domain-containing protein: MFAVQAKALVKTYGSTRALDGVDLSIPKGKVLGLLGPNGAGKTTTVRILTTLLRPDSGEAEVAGHDVLAQPDAVRRSIGLSGQYAAVDENLTGFENLYMVGRLYGSKKAAAKSRARELLARFRLEDAADRPAKTYSGGMRRRLDLAGALVAEPTVVILDEPTTGLDPRGRIDTWEVIKELVADGTTVLLTTQYLEEADQLADSIVVIDKGKVIARGTADELKQEIGGERLELVVANTSDLAMTTQVLTEVGSGTPSVDEHTRKVDVLVEGGPKALIEALRRLDAQGVAVQDVALHRPTLDDVFLSLTGHATDEGEKK, from the coding sequence ATGTTCGCGGTTCAGGCGAAAGCACTGGTCAAAACCTACGGGTCAACACGGGCGCTCGACGGGGTCGATCTGTCGATCCCGAAGGGCAAGGTGCTGGGCCTGCTGGGGCCGAACGGCGCCGGCAAAACGACGACGGTCCGCATCCTGACCACGCTGCTCCGCCCGGATTCGGGCGAGGCGGAGGTGGCCGGGCACGACGTGCTGGCCCAGCCCGACGCCGTCCGGCGGTCGATCGGGCTGTCCGGGCAGTACGCCGCCGTGGACGAGAACCTCACCGGCTTCGAGAACCTGTACATGGTCGGCAGGCTGTACGGGAGCAAGAAGGCCGCGGCGAAGTCGCGGGCGCGTGAGCTGCTCGCCCGGTTCCGGCTGGAGGACGCGGCGGATCGCCCCGCCAAGACGTACTCCGGCGGTATGCGGCGGCGGCTCGACCTCGCGGGGGCGCTGGTCGCCGAGCCGACCGTGGTGATCCTCGACGAACCGACCACCGGGCTCGACCCGCGCGGCCGGATCGACACCTGGGAGGTCATCAAGGAACTCGTCGCCGACGGCACCACCGTGCTGCTGACGACGCAGTACCTGGAGGAGGCCGATCAGCTCGCCGACTCGATCGTGGTGATCGACAAGGGGAAGGTCATCGCGCGCGGCACCGCCGACGAGCTCAAGCAGGAGATCGGCGGCGAGCGGCTGGAGCTCGTCGTGGCGAACACGAGCGACCTCGCCATGACCACGCAGGTGCTCACCGAGGTCGGGTCGGGCACGCCGTCGGTCGACGAGCACACCCGCAAGGTCGACGTCCTGGTCGAGGGCGGGCCGAAGGCGCTGATCGAAGCGTTGCGGCGGCTGGACGCGCAAGGTGTCGCCGTCCAGGACGTCGCACTGCACCGGCCGACGCTCGACGACGTCTTCCTTTCGCTCACAGGACACGCCACGGACGAGGGGGAGAAAAAGTGA
- a CDS encoding ABC transporter permease, protein MSAVAKAFSDGGVITWRNLKNVQRNPDWLMAATLQPIMFVLLFAYVFGDAIGGEAGGLAYREFLIAGIFAQTVAFNSAFTVIGFANDLQKGIIDRFRSLPISRLAVIFGRTTSDLVISVVALVVMSLCGLLVGWRIRGSFLDAVLGYLVMLMFAWALSWVGAWIGLVARSVEVAQSAGLMWMFPLSFISTAFVPADKLPGVLKAIADWNPFTAVINSARDLFGNRFGAAPTGWPAEHASLYAILCCVAIIAIFAPLATARYKKVASR, encoded by the coding sequence GTGAGCGCGGTCGCGAAGGCCTTTTCCGACGGTGGCGTGATCACCTGGCGGAACCTGAAGAACGTCCAGCGCAACCCGGACTGGCTGATGGCGGCGACCCTGCAGCCGATCATGTTCGTGCTGCTGTTCGCGTACGTCTTCGGCGACGCGATCGGCGGCGAGGCGGGCGGGCTCGCGTACCGGGAGTTCCTGATCGCGGGCATCTTCGCGCAGACGGTCGCGTTCAACTCGGCGTTCACCGTGATCGGCTTCGCGAACGACCTGCAGAAGGGCATCATCGACAGGTTCCGTTCCCTGCCGATCTCCCGCCTCGCGGTGATCTTCGGCCGGACGACGTCCGACCTGGTGATCAGCGTGGTCGCGCTGGTCGTCATGTCGCTGTGCGGGCTGCTCGTCGGCTGGCGGATCCGCGGCAGCTTCCTCGACGCGGTGCTCGGCTACCTGGTGATGCTGATGTTCGCCTGGGCGCTGTCCTGGGTCGGCGCGTGGATCGGGCTCGTCGCGCGCAGTGTCGAGGTGGCGCAGAGCGCCGGGCTGATGTGGATGTTCCCGCTGAGCTTCATCTCGACGGCGTTCGTCCCGGCGGACAAGCTGCCGGGCGTGCTGAAGGCGATCGCCGACTGGAACCCGTTCACCGCGGTGATCAACTCGGCGCGTGACCTGTTCGGGAACCGCTTCGGCGCGGCACCGACGGGCTGGCCGGCCGAGCACGCGTCGCTGTACGCGATCTTGTGCTGCGTCGCCATCATCGCGATCTTCGCGCCGCTCGCGACGGCCCGGTACAAGAAGGTCGCGAGCCGATAG
- a CDS encoding YciI family protein, with the protein MRFLMMHRLDESAPEAWNPSKEFIEKMGAFIEDSFEKGILITAEGVHPSEKGAKVRKARGGKITATDGPFTEAKEVIGGFALINAKDLAEAVSFAESYAALFDEIEVEVRTVVEAEDIEAFTS; encoded by the coding sequence ATGCGGTTTCTGATGATGCACCGGCTGGACGAGAGCGCCCCGGAGGCCTGGAACCCCAGCAAGGAGTTCATCGAGAAGATGGGCGCCTTCATCGAGGACTCGTTCGAGAAGGGCATCCTGATCACGGCGGAGGGCGTGCACCCATCGGAGAAGGGCGCGAAGGTCCGCAAGGCGCGCGGCGGCAAGATCACCGCGACCGACGGCCCGTTCACCGAGGCCAAGGAGGTCATCGGCGGGTTCGCGCTGATCAACGCCAAGGACCTGGCCGAGGCCGTCTCGTTCGCCGAGTCCTACGCCGCGTTGTTCGACGAGATCGAAGTCGAGGTGCGGACGGTCGTCGAGGCGGAGGACATCGAGGCCTTCACCTCATGA
- a CDS encoding DoxX family membrane protein, which yields MILRRVARPLLAAIFISGGIGALRDTEGHAKAAEPFLTESFDKLEGVVPESVPRDPATLVRIDAAVKVGAGVALAAGKAPRLASLLLLGSLVPTTLAAHRFWEIKEPAERQQQQIQFIKNAGLAGGLLLAAADTAGKPSLGWRAKRAAAKTEKRAEKLAKKAEKAITK from the coding sequence GTGATTCTCCGTCGCGTCGCACGTCCGCTCCTCGCCGCGATCTTCATCTCCGGCGGGATCGGCGCGCTGAGGGACACCGAGGGGCACGCCAAAGCCGCGGAGCCGTTCCTCACCGAGTCCTTCGACAAGCTGGAGGGCGTGGTGCCGGAGTCGGTGCCCCGCGACCCCGCCACCCTCGTCCGGATCGACGCCGCGGTGAAGGTCGGTGCGGGGGTCGCGCTCGCCGCGGGCAAGGCACCGCGCCTGGCCTCGTTGCTGCTGCTCGGCAGCCTTGTCCCGACGACGCTGGCCGCGCACCGGTTCTGGGAGATCAAGGAACCGGCCGAGCGTCAGCAGCAGCAGATCCAGTTCATCAAGAACGCCGGCCTCGCCGGTGGCCTGCTGCTGGCCGCCGCCGACACCGCGGGCAAGCCGTCGCTCGGCTGGCGCGCCAAGCGGGCCGCCGCCAAGACGGAGAAGCGCGCCGAGAAGCTGGCGAAGAAGGCCGAGAAGGCCATCACGAAGTGA
- a CDS encoding glycerophosphodiester phosphodiesterase family protein, with protein MKTFALVIATALTLTTAGIADAHPRRAFDIQAHRGGLGLTVESTLASFGKAMELGVTTLELDLQITKDGREVITHDRKTTPAKCRDTAPATPGDPAYPYVGKYVKDLTFAQVRTLDCGSLRQPAHPGQTLSPGAKMPTLSELFQLARDHRAWGIKFNIETKVEAAAPHETAPREQFVQRAVREIVRGGFAHNVSIQSFDWGALMRFREVAPWLPTVALTQPEFLQAGQPGKSPWLGGLDIDDFGGSPVRAVKSFGASTLSPVHGNPQGGKVGDPDYRPFTTKALVTEAHRAGIKVVPWTINDPATMHKLIDDGVDGIITDYPDRLREVVAGRGFKLPKAYRAR; from the coding sequence ATGAAGACATTCGCGCTGGTCATCGCCACTGCGCTGACCTTGACGACGGCCGGGATCGCCGACGCGCATCCGCGACGCGCCTTCGACATCCAGGCCCACCGCGGCGGGCTCGGCCTCACGGTCGAGAGCACGCTCGCGTCGTTCGGCAAGGCGATGGAGCTGGGGGTGACCACCCTCGAACTCGACCTCCAGATCACCAAGGACGGCCGCGAGGTGATCACCCACGACCGCAAGACGACACCCGCGAAGTGCCGCGACACCGCGCCCGCGACCCCCGGCGACCCGGCGTACCCGTACGTCGGCAAATATGTGAAGGATCTGACGTTCGCGCAGGTCCGCACGCTGGACTGCGGTTCGCTCCGGCAGCCCGCCCATCCCGGCCAGACGCTCTCCCCCGGCGCCAAGATGCCGACGCTCTCCGAGCTGTTCCAGCTGGCAAGGGACCACCGCGCCTGGGGCATCAAGTTCAACATCGAGACGAAGGTCGAGGCCGCCGCGCCGCACGAGACGGCGCCGCGTGAGCAGTTCGTCCAGCGGGCGGTGCGCGAGATCGTGCGCGGCGGGTTCGCGCACAACGTCTCCATCCAGAGCTTCGACTGGGGCGCGCTGATGCGGTTCCGCGAGGTCGCGCCCTGGCTCCCGACGGTCGCGCTGACCCAGCCCGAGTTCCTGCAGGCCGGTCAGCCGGGCAAGTCGCCGTGGCTCGGCGGGCTCGACATCGACGACTTCGGCGGCAGCCCCGTCCGCGCGGTGAAGTCGTTCGGCGCGAGCACGCTCTCGCCGGTGCACGGCAACCCGCAGGGCGGCAAGGTCGGCGACCCCGACTACCGGCCGTTCACGACGAAGGCGCTGGTCACTGAGGCGCATCGAGCGGGGATCAAGGTCGTGCCCTGGACGATCAACGACCCGGCCACCATGCACAAACTGATCGACGACGGCGTCGACGGCATCATCACCGACTACCCGGACCGGCTGCGGGAGGTCGTGGCCGGCCGCGGCTTCAAGCTGCCCAAGGCGTATCGGGCCCGCTAG
- a CDS encoding MerR family transcriptional regulator, which produces MPNEKEWSIQDIARSAGTTSRTLRHYGDIGLLEPSRVGSNGYRYYDQDALVRLQRILLLRELGLSLPAIGEVLEGEQDTTAALRTHLKWLEQERQRLGRQIESVRTTLRKTERGEQLMATEVFDGFDHTKYEKEVTERWGADAYKQGDRWWKSLSAEDKKAHQHEQKDIAAAFGEARSKGLPADGDEAQAITQRLYEWLRPAVRAVSKGYFAGLGQLYVDDPRYGQYDEKHGAGTAEYIRDAMAVYAERNLRD; this is translated from the coding sequence ATGCCGAACGAGAAGGAGTGGTCGATCCAGGACATCGCCCGCTCGGCCGGGACCACGAGCCGCACGCTGCGCCACTACGGCGACATCGGGCTGCTCGAACCGAGCCGGGTGGGGAGCAACGGATACCGCTACTACGACCAGGACGCGCTGGTGCGGCTGCAACGGATCCTGCTGCTTCGCGAACTCGGGCTGAGCCTGCCCGCGATCGGCGAAGTCCTCGAAGGGGAGCAGGACACGACAGCGGCGCTACGCACGCACCTGAAGTGGCTGGAGCAGGAGCGACAGCGGCTCGGACGGCAGATCGAATCGGTCAGGACGACCTTGAGGAAGACAGAAAGAGGTGAACAACTGATGGCAACGGAAGTGTTCGACGGCTTCGACCACACGAAGTACGAGAAGGAGGTCACCGAACGCTGGGGCGCCGACGCCTACAAGCAGGGTGACCGGTGGTGGAAGTCGCTGAGCGCCGAGGACAAGAAGGCGCACCAGCACGAACAGAAGGACATCGCCGCCGCTTTCGGTGAGGCCCGCTCCAAGGGTCTGCCCGCCGACGGCGACGAGGCCCAGGCGATCACGCAGCGGCTGTACGAGTGGCTTCGGCCGGCCGTGCGGGCCGTCTCGAAGGGCTACTTCGCCGGGCTCGGGCAGCTGTACGTCGACGACCCGCGCTACGGGCAGTACGACGAGAAGCACGGCGCGGGCACCGCGGAGTACATCCGTGACG